The stretch of DNA CCGGAGACGATCTCCTCAGGGAAGGGATGAGGAAGAGCATTTCATTCATGATGTCGTCTGCAACCCCCGGGTTCTGTGATTTCAGGGAAGGGGGAGTCAAAGGGGTCGAGATCCTCAAATACGCTATCGGGGGATCGGGTGCCGACGGGATTATCCTCGGGAGAGACGGCGGAGAAGAGGTCTCGTATGGGATTGGTGTTTCGAGCACGAAGGAGGGCGGCGATGTTATCGAAAGGGCCGCCCGCGTGAAGAAAAACGGCGGGTTTGTAGCCTTTCACGCCGGTGAGAAAGACGATCGGGATATAGATCCGGCGATCGATGCCGGTGCGGACCTGCTCGTGCACTGCACTTATGCGACCGACAGTCAGCTGAAAAGATGTGCCGATGAGGGAATTCCGATTGCAATATGCCCCCGTTCCAACTGGATACTGGGTGTCGCATCCGGTCCTGAAAACCCCCCTGTAATGAAGATGATCGAATTCGGGTGCAAAGTCGTCCTTGGAACGGATAATGTGATGTTCGTCCAGCCCGACATGTTCTCCGAGATGGCGTTTCTGTCGACAGTCTACGGGCAGGGTCCGGAGGAAGTCGTCGATATGGCTGTAGGTGGATCGGAGGTCTTCGGCCGCAATTATTCCATAAAAGAGAAAAAAAAGGCGTCATTCTTTACCATTGATCCGGTGCGTGCCAATCTTTCTTTCAGCCGCGATCCTGTAAAAACAATAGTAAACAGGATGAATTTTTCCTATATCGAGAGAATGTATTTTAAGATTTAAAGAAAAAATTGTAAACACAAAATCGAGGCTTGCATATGTTCAGTACAATTCTTGTAGCAGTTGACGGTTCCGAGGTTAGTAAGAAGGCTCTCGAAGCGGCGCTTGAAGAAGCGAGAGTCTGGAAATCGGAA from Methanolacinia petrolearia DSM 11571 encodes:
- a CDS encoding amidohydrolase family protein — protein: MRGRVIRMDKETVVSGRAYLGREPGMRDVEICVVNGIIHSIDEVESAEERWIFPCLFNSHTHLADTVAMDVRAKGSLSELVSPPDGLKHRILARTGDDLLREGMRKSISFMMSSATPGFCDFREGGVKGVEILKYAIGGSGADGIILGRDGGEEVSYGIGVSSTKEGGDVIERAARVKKNGGFVAFHAGEKDDRDIDPAIDAGADLLVHCTYATDSQLKRCADEGIPIAICPRSNWILGVASGPENPPVMKMIEFGCKVVLGTDNVMFVQPDMFSEMAFLSTVYGQGPEEVVDMAVGGSEVFGRNYSIKEKKKASFFTIDPVRANLSFSRDPVKTIVNRMNFSYIERMYFKI